A single window of Salmo salar unplaced genomic scaffold, Ssal_v3.1, whole genome shotgun sequence DNA harbors:
- the LOC106594760 gene encoding protein-lysine methyltransferase METTL21E isoform X1 has translation MHHTQYANGGREGKEGGRGVPYPVCQGREGKEKENHIPTPHNTQPADLTETLSPLRPGAPSLKEPDSVPWTSNAPFWSNTVRFLLPLLTHKLLTPYSSPRTTRDMNVLPIQTEEDSETEGDVADAELAAAIMSRRIIQSLITVEAWEGYTFADHQIRIKESHDLYGAVMWPSAIVLCYFLDTHRDTYNLLDKNVIELGAGTGLVSVVTSLLGAKVTSTDLPEVLSNLQYNVLRNTRGQCRHPPQVTELSWGNELEQHFPQATCHYDYVFAADVVYCHPYLGELLDTFDHLCQDGTEILWAMRFRLDRENQFVERFRTRFHLEELYDLPSLCIKLYRASRKEMERKTPSGEAA, from the exons atgcaccaTACCCAGTATGCCaacggagggagggaaggaaaggagggagggaggggagtacCATACCCAGTATGCCAAGGGAGGGAGGGCAAGGAGAAAGAGAACCATATACCAACCCCtcacaacacacagccagccGACCTGACTGAGACCCTGAGCCCATTGAGACCCGGAGCACCTAGCCTAAAGGAACCCGACTCTGTTCCCTGGACATCCAACGCACCGTTTTGGAGCAACACGGTCCGATTTTTGTTACCGCTACTAACCCACAAACTCCTCACCCCTTACTCCAGTCCCCGGACAACCAGAGACATGAACGTCCTCCCGATCCAGACTGAGGAAGATTCTGAAACAGAAG GTGATGTTGCGGATGCTGAGCTGGCAGCTGCCATCATGTCCAGGAGGATCATCCAGTCTCTGATCACCGTGGAAGCCTGGGAGGGGTACACCTTCGCTGATCATCAGATCAGGATCAAGGAGTCACATGACCTCTACGGAGCTGTGATGTGGCCCTCG GCCATAGTGCTGTGTTACTTCCTGGATACGCACCGTGACACGTACAACCTGCTGGACAAGAACGTCATCGAGCTGGGCGCCGGGACCGGTCTGGTCTCCGTAGTTACCAGCCTTCTAG GTGCCAAGGTAACGTCCACAGACCTACCGGAGGTGCTGAGTAACCTGCAGTATAACGTCCTCCGTAACACCAGGGGGCAGTGTAGACACCCTCCTCAGGTCACTGAGCTGTCCTGGGGGAACGAGCTGGAACAACACTTCCCTCAGGCTACCTGTCACTACGACTACGTGTTCGCCGCTGACGTGGTGTACTGCCACCCCTACCTGGGGGAACTCTTGGACACCTTCGATCACCTGTGTCAGGACGGGACGGAGATCCTCTGGGCCATGAGGTTCCGTCTGGACAGAGAGAACCAGTTCGTAGAACGGTTCCGGACCAGGTTCCACCTGGAAGAACTGTATGATCTGCCCAGTCTCTGTATCAAACTGTACCGAGCATCAaggaaggagatggagaggaagacaCCATCTGGAGAGGCTGCTTAA
- the LOC106594760 gene encoding protein-lysine methyltransferase METTL21E isoform X2, with protein MSRRIIQSLITVEAWEGYTFADHQIRIKESHDLYGAVMWPSAIVLCYFLDTHRDTYNLLDKNVIELGAGTGLVSVVTSLLGAKVTSTDLPEVLSNLQYNVLRNTRGQCRHPPQVTELSWGNELEQHFPQATCHYDYVFAADVVYCHPYLGELLDTFDHLCQDGTEILWAMRFRLDRENQFVERFRTRFHLEELYDLPSLCIKLYRASRKEMERKTPSGEAA; from the exons ATGTCCAGGAGGATCATCCAGTCTCTGATCACCGTGGAAGCCTGGGAGGGGTACACCTTCGCTGATCATCAGATCAGGATCAAGGAGTCACATGACCTCTACGGAGCTGTGATGTGGCCCTCG GCCATAGTGCTGTGTTACTTCCTGGATACGCACCGTGACACGTACAACCTGCTGGACAAGAACGTCATCGAGCTGGGCGCCGGGACCGGTCTGGTCTCCGTAGTTACCAGCCTTCTAG GTGCCAAGGTAACGTCCACAGACCTACCGGAGGTGCTGAGTAACCTGCAGTATAACGTCCTCCGTAACACCAGGGGGCAGTGTAGACACCCTCCTCAGGTCACTGAGCTGTCCTGGGGGAACGAGCTGGAACAACACTTCCCTCAGGCTACCTGTCACTACGACTACGTGTTCGCCGCTGACGTGGTGTACTGCCACCCCTACCTGGGGGAACTCTTGGACACCTTCGATCACCTGTGTCAGGACGGGACGGAGATCCTCTGGGCCATGAGGTTCCGTCTGGACAGAGAGAACCAGTTCGTAGAACGGTTCCGGACCAGGTTCCACCTGGAAGAACTGTATGATCTGCCCAGTCTCTGTATCAAACTGTACCGAGCATCAaggaaggagatggagaggaagacaCCATCTGGAGAGGCTGCTTAA